From the Martelella mediterranea DSM 17316 genome, one window contains:
- a CDS encoding winged helix-turn-helix domain-containing protein, whose protein sequence is MTITISNADARRIFLARQGLSIPPGRAMDKAGLLDLIETIGFVQVDSIRTVERAHDLILFSRNQTFRREHLTALLERDRALFEHWTHDASIIPTTFYPYWKHRFRREEERLQERWRKWHGEDFAAAFEHTYEQVRANGPIFARELKQEDHVSGGWWNWHPAKTALEYHWRTGHFAICHRHNFQKAYDLAERVVPDQYRLDEVDHAEFVDWACRAALSRLGFATSGEIAAFFAVITPQEAKAWVDANAGQLVEVQVETVDGGRPRAAVALAEEMPVLFDVPEPPSRVRVLSPFDPLLRDRARAERLFGFSYRIEVFVPEPKRQYGYYVFPLIEGDRMIGRIDMKADRKRSSLDVRRLWLEPGVRASSGRLEKLDAELARLARFTGVDKVDYLPGWRDEAI, encoded by the coding sequence ATGACCATCACGATCTCCAACGCCGATGCCCGGCGCATCTTCCTCGCCCGACAGGGGCTCTCCATTCCGCCCGGCAGGGCGATGGACAAGGCCGGGCTTCTCGATCTGATCGAGACGATCGGCTTCGTGCAGGTGGACTCGATCCGCACGGTCGAGCGCGCCCATGACCTGATCCTGTTTTCGCGCAACCAGACCTTTCGCCGCGAGCATCTCACGGCGCTTCTGGAACGCGACCGGGCGTTGTTCGAGCACTGGACCCATGATGCCTCCATCATTCCGACGACGTTCTATCCCTATTGGAAACACCGTTTCCGGCGCGAGGAGGAGCGTCTGCAGGAGCGCTGGCGCAAATGGCACGGGGAGGACTTTGCCGCCGCGTTCGAGCACACCTATGAACAGGTGCGGGCGAACGGCCCGATCTTCGCCCGAGAGCTGAAGCAGGAGGATCACGTCTCCGGCGGCTGGTGGAACTGGCATCCAGCCAAGACCGCGCTGGAATATCACTGGCGCACCGGCCATTTCGCGATCTGCCACAGGCATAATTTCCAGAAGGCCTACGATCTGGCCGAGCGGGTGGTCCCGGACCAATACCGTTTGGACGAGGTCGATCACGCGGAATTCGTCGACTGGGCCTGCCGTGCCGCGCTTTCTCGCCTCGGCTTTGCGACCTCCGGCGAGATCGCCGCCTTTTTCGCGGTCATCACGCCGCAGGAGGCCAAGGCTTGGGTGGATGCCAATGCGGGCCAACTCGTCGAGGTGCAGGTGGAAACCGTCGACGGCGGCAGGCCGCGCGCGGCGGTGGCGCTTGCCGAGGAGATGCCGGTTCTGTTCGACGTGCCGGAACCGCCCTCGCGGGTGCGCGTCTTGAGCCCGTTCGATCCGCTGCTGCGCGACCGGGCGCGGGCGGAACGGCTGTTCGGCTTTTCCTATCGCATCGAGGTCTTCGTGCCGGAGCCGAAGCGGCAATACGGCTATTACGTCTTTCCGCTGATCGAGGGCGACCGCATGATCGGACGGATCGACATGAAGGCCGATCGCAAGCGTTCCTCGCTCGATGTCCGCAGGTTGTGGCTGGAGCCGGGCGTGCGCGCCTCCTCGGGCCGTCTGGAAAAGCTGGACGCCGAGCTTGCGCGCCTCGCCCGTTTCACCGGTGTCGATAAGGTCGACTACCTGCCGGGTTGGCGGGACGAGGCTATCTGA
- a CDS encoding energy-coupling factor ABC transporter ATP-binding protein: protein MQIEFIEAGVTHEGRVALHPLTLTLTGRRVGVIGLNGSGKTTFARLINGLTQPTTGAVAVNGRDTVSETQAVMADAGFVFQSPQNQIILPILQDDIELGLKARGVAKAEIAERAQEALARLGIAHLARRRSHELSGGELQLAALAAVLATCPSLVILDEPTNQLDLKNRRRVADTIAALDEDVIIISHDLSILGGFERVLLFHEGRLAGDGAPEDVIVRYEAMNR from the coding sequence TTGCAGATCGAATTCATTGAGGCCGGTGTCACGCATGAAGGCCGGGTGGCGCTTCATCCGCTGACGCTGACGCTGACCGGCCGCAGGGTCGGCGTGATCGGCCTCAACGGCTCCGGCAAGACCACCTTCGCGCGGTTGATCAACGGCCTGACCCAGCCCACGACCGGCGCTGTCGCGGTCAACGGCCGCGATACTGTTTCCGAAACGCAAGCGGTGATGGCGGATGCGGGCTTCGTGTTCCAGTCGCCGCAGAACCAGATCATCCTGCCGATCCTTCAGGACGATATCGAACTGGGGCTGAAGGCGCGCGGCGTTGCCAAGGCGGAGATCGCCGAACGTGCGCAGGAGGCGCTCGCTCGCCTCGGCATCGCCCACCTCGCCAGACGCCGCTCCCATGAGCTTTCCGGCGGGGAACTTCAGCTTGCCGCCCTTGCCGCCGTGCTCGCCACCTGCCCCTCGCTGGTGATCCTCGACGAGCCGACCAACCAGCTCGACCTCAAGAACCGCCGCCGCGTCGCCGATACGATCGCGGCGCTTGACGAGGATGTCATCATCATCTCCCACGATCTATCCATTCTGGGTGGTTTCGAGCGGGTCCTGCTGTTTCACGAGGGGCGACTTGCCGGAGACGGCGCGCCGGAAGATGTGATCGTGCGATACGAGGCGATGAACCGCTGA
- a CDS encoding DUF4189 domain-containing protein yields the protein MKKFLEMVVVAAIWALPAAAFAGSNVAVAYSSSTQDVGFAEADSESAASDKAMSECGKGGAGDCEIAFSGADMCVSLARATSRAAMGIGAGSSRQASQDEAMAKCAEGGAEGCNIHDTYCAPSNLE from the coding sequence ATGAAAAAGTTTCTGGAAATGGTCGTCGTCGCGGCAATATGGGCGCTGCCGGCTGCGGCATTCGCGGGCTCCAATGTTGCGGTTGCCTATAGCAGCTCCACCCAGGATGTCGGCTTTGCCGAAGCGGACTCCGAATCGGCGGCCAGCGACAAGGCGATGTCGGAATGCGGCAAGGGCGGCGCCGGCGACTGCGAGATTGCCTTTTCGGGAGCGGATATGTGCGTTTCGCTCGCGCGGGCGACGAGCAGGGCCGCGATGGGAATCGGCGCCGGTTCCAGCAGGCAGGCCTCCCAGGATGAGGCCATGGCAAAATGCGCCGAGGGTGGCGCGGAAGGCTGCAACATTCACGACACCTACTGCGCGCCGTCGAACCTCGAATAA
- a CDS encoding TetR/AcrR family transcriptional regulator: MNEPKNQEKQGATSKEKILSAGEAVFGKYGYDATTVRKIAARADVPVALINYHFGSKEGLYRAIFETRSPAIRGQRVVGLQLARSEADWDKRVELVVKALIVPMFGLRDNANDGAFGRILARELSDPSSEGRGIFRETFDPVAEMMLDALAECFPDWTRAEVNWAYQTMLGAMMIVMMDNGRMARLSGGTADSADTAAAATHIVAMLTAGLKHRDRSQTANS, encoded by the coding sequence GTGAACGAGCCAAAAAATCAAGAAAAACAGGGTGCGACGTCGAAGGAGAAAATCCTTTCGGCCGGCGAGGCCGTGTTCGGCAAATACGGCTATGACGCGACGACGGTGCGCAAGATCGCCGCTCGCGCCGACGTGCCGGTGGCCCTGATCAACTATCATTTCGGCTCCAAGGAAGGGCTCTACCGCGCCATTTTCGAAACCCGGTCGCCGGCGATCCGCGGCCAGCGCGTTGTCGGGCTCCAGCTTGCCCGTTCGGAGGCCGATTGGGACAAGCGCGTGGAACTCGTCGTCAAGGCTCTGATCGTGCCGATGTTCGGCCTGCGCGATAACGCCAATGACGGCGCCTTCGGCCGTATCCTTGCTCGCGAGCTTTCCGATCCGAGTTCGGAGGGGCGCGGGATTTTCCGCGAAACCTTCGATCCGGTGGCCGAGATGATGCTCGACGCGCTTGCGGAATGTTTTCCGGACTGGACAAGGGCCGAGGTGAACTGGGCCTACCAGACCATGCTCGGCGCGATGATGATCGTAATGATGGACAATGGCCGCATGGCGCGCCTTTCCGGAGGCACCGCGGACTCGGCCGATACCGCCGCGGCGGCGACCCATATCGTCGCGATGCTGACCGCCGGTCTCAAGCACCGCGACCGGAGCCAGACAGCCAATAGCTAA
- a CDS encoding MBL fold metallo-hydrolase, producing MTKWKYTKGLHDLGNGCWGYLVPDGSWGWSNAGLIADGEATLLVDTLFDLKCTGDMLAEMRNAVPASEKIGILVNTHADGDHTFGNQLVKGARIIGTEGTVSDFNRFDPKVLLAVQNDPKKFGRSGEFMAECFRPFDFSGIELTPPTETFKDRMTIKVGNKTVELIEVGPSHSLGDALIYVPEDKVLYTGDILFSAGTPIAWYGPIARWINVCNMVLDMDVEIIVAGHGPLSTKEDVRKMRDYLLDITEKARPFYEQGVDYLDAAYKIDLGEYRDWNDAERVVVTLRTLYDDFDNAPVRPTRVPIPFFEQMKDMRESLGKPPVHHEYCSHDHHDH from the coding sequence ATGACCAAATGGAAATACACCAAGGGACTGCACGATCTCGGCAATGGCTGCTGGGGCTATCTGGTGCCGGACGGTTCGTGGGGCTGGTCCAATGCCGGTCTGATCGCCGACGGCGAGGCCACCCTGCTTGTCGATACGCTGTTCGACCTGAAGTGTACCGGCGACATGCTGGCCGAGATGCGCAACGCCGTGCCGGCGTCGGAAAAGATCGGCATCCTGGTCAACACCCATGCCGATGGCGACCACACCTTCGGCAACCAGTTGGTCAAGGGTGCGCGCATCATCGGCACCGAGGGCACGGTCAGCGATTTCAACCGCTTCGACCCCAAGGTTCTGCTTGCGGTGCAAAACGATCCGAAGAAGTTCGGCCGCTCCGGGGAGTTCATGGCCGAATGCTTCCGCCCGTTCGATTTCTCCGGCATCGAACTGACGCCGCCGACCGAGACCTTCAAGGATCGGATGACGATCAAGGTCGGCAACAAGACGGTGGAGTTGATCGAGGTCGGCCCCTCCCATTCGCTGGGCGACGCGCTGATCTACGTGCCGGAGGACAAGGTTCTCTACACCGGCGACATCCTGTTTTCCGCCGGCACGCCGATCGCCTGGTACGGCCCGATCGCCCGCTGGATCAATGTCTGCAACATGGTGCTCGACATGGACGTCGAGATCATCGTCGCCGGCCACGGCCCGCTGTCCACCAAGGAAGACGTGCGCAAGATGCGCGATTACCTGCTCGACATCACAGAGAAGGCCCGGCCGTTCTACGAGCAGGGCGTGGACTATCTCGATGCCGCCTACAAGATCGATCTCGGCGAATATCGCGACTGGAACGACGCGGAACGCGTTGTCGTGACGCTGCGAACGCTGTATGACGATTTCGACAATGCCCCGGTCCGGCCCACCCGCGTGCCCATCCCCTTCTTCGAACAGATGAAGGACATGCGCGAAAGCCTTGGCAAGCCGCCGGTGCATCACGAATATTGCAGCCATGATCATCACGATCACTGA
- a CDS encoding TRAP transporter small permease subunit, whose amino-acid sequence MANARGRPGQLLGPVVAGLNALGSVWILGLMLLICADIIMRGVFNAPIAGVAEMVAFSIVGIVFLQLAHTLRSGSLTRSDLLLIVAERHSPRLKGFLLALYNFAGAAILAIALWHFLPSFLSAWDRPERHFMGNPGFFQIPTWPLYGLMSIGMAATILQFLANSVAALRGEAV is encoded by the coding sequence ATGGCAAATGCACGCGGCCGGCCGGGCCAGCTGCTTGGCCCCGTTGTCGCCGGGCTCAACGCCCTCGGCTCGGTCTGGATCCTCGGCCTGATGTTGCTGATCTGCGCCGACATCATCATGCGCGGTGTCTTCAACGCACCGATCGCGGGCGTTGCCGAAATGGTGGCCTTTTCCATCGTCGGCATCGTGTTCCTGCAATTGGCCCACACGCTGCGCAGCGGATCGCTGACCCGGTCCGATCTGCTGCTGATCGTCGCAGAGCGCCACAGCCCTCGGCTGAAAGGCTTCCTGCTGGCGCTCTACAATTTCGCCGGCGCTGCCATTCTGGCGATCGCGCTCTGGCATTTCCTGCCGTCATTCCTCAGCGCCTGGGACAGGCCGGAGCGGCATTTCATGGGCAATCCCGGCTTCTTCCAGATACCGACATGGCCGCTTTACGGGCTGATGAGCATCGGCATGGCGGCGACCATCCTGCAATTCCTGGCGAACTCGGTCGCCGCGCTGAGGGGAGAGGCCGTATGA
- a CDS encoding response regulator transcription factor: MAGQTQQAEDDAHGIRILLVEDERDLRQSFADYLTMRGNTVTEASSGLEFYRALRKQKFDVAIIDVNLPDISGFELAEELAKETEGVGIVMLTARAGREDRISGYSAGADLYLTKPVDGDELLLAVNNLARRLSEKTSVALAPWKLDTVGYTLTAPNGTRIELTGRELDFLKLLADGGGNPVSRAVLSAELGYDDRPEARGIDAIIQRLKHKAGAIDMDLPIKTIRLVGTSFTATVEIR, encoded by the coding sequence ATGGCTGGCCAGACACAACAGGCAGAAGACGACGCACACGGAATCCGCATTCTTCTCGTGGAGGATGAGCGGGATTTGCGGCAGAGCTTCGCCGACTACCTGACGATGCGGGGCAACACGGTGACGGAAGCGAGTTCCGGGCTCGAATTTTACCGGGCGTTGCGAAAACAGAAGTTCGATGTCGCCATCATCGACGTCAACCTGCCCGATATCAGCGGTTTCGAACTTGCCGAGGAACTTGCCAAGGAAACCGAAGGCGTGGGCATCGTCATGCTGACGGCCCGTGCCGGCCGCGAGGACCGTATCAGCGGCTATAGCGCCGGCGCCGATCTCTATCTGACGAAACCGGTTGATGGCGATGAACTGCTTCTGGCGGTCAACAATCTGGCGCGTCGCCTCTCCGAAAAGACCTCCGTTGCGTTAGCCCCCTGGAAGCTCGATACGGTCGGCTACACGCTGACCGCGCCCAATGGCACCCGGATCGAGCTTACCGGCCGGGAGCTCGATTTCCTGAAACTGCTTGCCGATGGCGGCGGCAATCCGGTCAGCCGCGCGGTTCTGTCCGCCGAGCTTGGCTATGACGACCGGCCGGAGGCGCGCGGCATCGACGCTATCATTCAAAGGCTGAAGCACAAGGCCGGCGCGATCGACATGGACCTGCCGATCAAGACGATTCGCCTCGTCGGCACCAGCTTCACCGCGACGGTCGAGATCAGATAG
- a CDS encoding glutathione S-transferase family protein produces MKLFHAPGACSDGIVLLLDIIGVPYEIHELDVRKGDQRQPDYLAINPKGKVPALLRDDGRLLTEFPAIAFWLARKYPEAELLPTDPDGEARALELLDFIVSSIHMRGTALVQRPTAFAGSPEAQDEVKAMGRQAIERGLSQLDRELGDKKFLMGDRFSLPDAAAYYVLSWQPRYQVPLGERLENYYARLSRLSPA; encoded by the coding sequence ATGAAGCTGTTCCACGCGCCCGGCGCCTGTTCCGACGGGATCGTTCTGCTCCTCGACATCATCGGCGTACCTTACGAAATTCACGAGCTCGACGTGAGGAAAGGCGATCAGCGCCAGCCCGACTATCTCGCGATCAATCCGAAGGGCAAGGTTCCCGCGCTCCTGCGCGACGACGGCAGGCTTCTGACCGAGTTTCCGGCGATCGCCTTCTGGCTCGCCCGCAAATATCCCGAGGCCGAACTGCTGCCGACGGACCCCGATGGCGAGGCAAGAGCGCTGGAGCTGCTCGATTTCATCGTCTCGTCGATCCATATGCGCGGCACGGCGTTGGTGCAGCGGCCAACGGCTTTCGCGGGCTCGCCCGAGGCGCAGGACGAGGTCAAGGCGATGGGTCGCCAGGCCATCGAGCGGGGGCTTTCGCAGCTTGACAGGGAACTGGGCGATAAGAAATTCCTGATGGGCGATCGCTTCAGCCTGCCCGATGCCGCCGCCTATTACGTGCTGAGCTGGCAACCCCGATACCAGGTGCCGCTCGGCGAACGACTGGAGAATTACTACGCGCGGCTTTCCAGGCTCTCTCCGGCCTGA
- a CDS encoding TRAP transporter large permease, translated as MSGVEIALGSAALMLVLIYAGLHVAIALILVSFIGVWVLKDNFDLAANMLVVAFKDSITDQLFGVVPLFVLMGLVVSISGMGRDTFDVAQQAFRRIRGGLGVATVAANAVFAAITGISIASAAVFTKVAVPEMRARGYTPEFSVGVVAGSSVLGMLIPPSLLFILYGILTEQSVGSLFIAGVLPGLLLAVTYSIGIVAMAHLRPGFVGGQMAQEFDAPHMGWGEIAAKLLPIAALVALVLGGIYGGLFTPTEAGGAGAAGALAIAIVKRRLNWRDFWQVLVQTGHTTASICFLIIGASLYSRMLAFTGMPGWLGRTVLEAGFSTEGVVLAMVVVMVLLGTILDSSSIMLLVLPIAVPILNGLGVDLIWLGVIAILAVEIGLLTPPFGIAVYVIKSTLGPDSDITLGQIFRGAAPFALMMLFVLALVFLFPAIATALL; from the coding sequence ATGAGCGGCGTGGAAATCGCACTCGGCTCGGCCGCCCTGATGCTGGTGCTGATCTATGCCGGGCTGCATGTCGCGATCGCGCTGATCCTCGTCAGCTTCATCGGCGTGTGGGTGCTGAAGGACAATTTCGATCTTGCCGCCAACATGCTGGTGGTCGCCTTCAAGGATTCGATCACCGACCAACTTTTCGGCGTGGTGCCGCTGTTCGTACTGATGGGGCTGGTGGTCTCGATCTCCGGCATGGGCCGCGACACGTTCGATGTCGCGCAACAGGCCTTCCGGCGCATTCGCGGCGGGCTCGGGGTTGCGACCGTGGCGGCAAACGCCGTGTTCGCGGCCATCACCGGCATATCGATCGCGTCGGCTGCCGTGTTCACGAAGGTCGCCGTGCCGGAGATGCGCGCCAGAGGCTATACGCCCGAATTCTCGGTCGGCGTGGTGGCCGGCTCCTCGGTGCTTGGCATGCTGATCCCGCCATCGCTGCTGTTCATCCTCTACGGCATCCTGACGGAGCAATCGGTCGGCTCGCTGTTCATCGCCGGCGTCCTGCCCGGTCTGCTGCTGGCTGTCACCTACAGCATCGGCATCGTCGCCATGGCGCATCTGAGACCCGGTTTCGTCGGCGGCCAGATGGCGCAGGAATTCGACGCGCCGCATATGGGCTGGGGCGAGATCGCCGCCAAGCTGCTGCCGATCGCAGCCCTTGTGGCCCTCGTGCTCGGCGGCATCTATGGCGGCCTGTTCACGCCGACGGAGGCGGGCGGCGCGGGCGCTGCCGGCGCGCTGGCGATCGCGATCGTCAAGCGCCGCCTCAACTGGCGCGATTTCTGGCAGGTTCTGGTCCAGACCGGCCACACCACGGCCTCGATCTGTTTCCTGATCATCGGCGCCAGCCTCTATTCGCGCATGCTCGCCTTTACCGGCATGCCGGGCTGGCTGGGCCGCACGGTGCTGGAAGCCGGGTTCTCGACCGAGGGCGTGGTGCTGGCCATGGTCGTTGTCATGGTGCTGCTCGGCACCATTCTCGACAGTTCCTCGATCATGCTTCTGGTGCTGCCGATCGCGGTCCCGATCCTGAACGGGCTCGGCGTCGACCTGATCTGGCTCGGCGTGATCGCCATCCTTGCCGTCGAAATCGGCCTCCTGACGCCGCCCTTCGGCATCGCCGTCTACGTCATCAAATCAACGCTCGGTCCGGACAGCGACATCACGCTCGGGCAGATCTTCCGCGGCGCGGCCCCGTTCGCGCTGATGATGCTGTTCGTGCTCGCGCTGGTGTTCCTGTTCCCGGCCATCGCCACCGCACTGCTTTAG
- a CDS encoding C4-dicarboxylate TRAP transporter substrate-binding protein: MNRIITTLALSGGVALAALSPAMAQETLRLTIASGHPEVFLWVKHMHETFIPTVNAALAEKGDLQIEWTEAYGGTLMKLGSEAEALETGIADVAMASGVFDPAGMGILNITYAMPFGPIDPEMVTSAVEDALYGTEGLIDQLTDETGVVYIGGGVAIDGYNIAAKRPIRTRADMDGMRIGGAGPNLAWLNSTGAVGVQGSYVTFYNDISTGVYDGNIGWMTANVPARIYEVAPYWNRTDFGAMYIGGLGVAERLWEEFSDDTKDAFRKGAEAYSKAFFEEQSAKYAANEKTMLEGGGEEIMMEPAERQAWIDDMDNPVTAWREAALARGEPVDEMLEIYRDTLAEDGFTFPRDYLAE, from the coding sequence ATGAACCGAATTATCACCACACTTGCGCTTTCAGGCGGCGTCGCGCTCGCCGCGCTCTCGCCGGCGATGGCCCAGGAGACGCTGCGTCTCACCATTGCGTCCGGCCATCCGGAGGTATTTCTCTGGGTCAAGCACATGCACGAGACCTTCATTCCCACGGTCAATGCGGCGCTCGCCGAAAAGGGCGACCTGCAGATCGAATGGACCGAGGCCTATGGCGGCACGCTGATGAAGCTCGGCTCGGAAGCGGAGGCGCTTGAGACCGGCATTGCCGATGTCGCGATGGCATCCGGGGTGTTCGATCCCGCCGGCATGGGCATCCTCAATATCACCTACGCCATGCCCTTCGGCCCGATCGATCCGGAAATGGTCACCTCGGCGGTCGAAGACGCGCTTTACGGCACCGAGGGCCTGATCGACCAGCTCACGGATGAAACCGGCGTCGTCTATATCGGCGGCGGCGTGGCGATCGACGGTTATAACATTGCCGCCAAGCGCCCGATCCGAACCCGCGCGGACATGGACGGCATGCGCATCGGCGGCGCCGGGCCCAACCTTGCCTGGCTGAATTCCACCGGCGCCGTCGGCGTTCAGGGCAGCTACGTCACCTTCTACAACGACATTTCGACCGGGGTGTACGACGGCAATATCGGCTGGATGACCGCAAATGTGCCTGCCCGCATCTACGAAGTCGCGCCCTACTGGAACCGCACCGATTTCGGCGCGATGTATATCGGCGGGCTCGGCGTCGCCGAACGGCTGTGGGAGGAATTCTCCGACGACACCAAGGATGCCTTCCGCAAGGGCGCGGAAGCCTATTCCAAGGCGTTTTTCGAGGAACAGTCGGCAAAATACGCCGCCAATGAAAAGACCATGCTTGAGGGCGGCGGCGAGGAAATAATGATGGAGCCCGCCGAACGCCAGGCCTGGATCGACGACATGGACAACCCGGTGACGGCATGGCGCGAGGCAGCACTTGCCCGCGGCGAGCCGGTGGACGAGATGCTCGAAATCTACCGCGACACGCTTGCCGAAGACGGCTTCACCTTCCCGCGCGATTATCTCGCCGAATAG
- a CDS encoding sensor histidine kinase has protein sequence MRNQCRLLFCVLPVLVAAMLAAVGPARADVISEPEFAIFTDPSATLTLADIIGGDADFRPVKDSGIPAQFTRDAVWLRITVTSQKAMPAVMALTPTFVEFVDVYAADERPRLSVVDFAHFGLGAGRPLSDDALSGFEDAVALEFGAGIAKVIYIRAASPNVMMMLNVRFYQPRDYLMHKALVSTVGGAVIGCMALLLVTQLMLYRSDPDPLYLFLALSTISAAAYHIGSLGYARLLFSEGGRGNDLFLAFFSSFGLLAGAMTTMRAFDLTSPRHWMYWVCVISGAVGLVSTLSIFVGLNLYTAPVRNIFILACVTLAAIYGLVTIRPGDWASYLRAAAFLVLWVGMTVMLLYYWNVPGLPDWASKGYAIACLLEALLLTAMLSWRLRAAHRLNSALQEEALQAARSAGQRAAEMVQIRTAELAEAKRTAEAALEAELQQQKNQVRFMEVISHQYRTPLASIRSSVDTMELGLRDDDKANHLRIARIRRGIARLVEVLEINLERSRVQGLALEPEATPTPVSTIVLDAARRSRDLMPDATITVDIMEDAVGAEICVDADMVNLALVNLLENAVKYSGPTGNGSVMLSVEIVGGNVRIAVEDQGIGIPSDEIGKVLQARVRGSNTSRIKGTGMGLSLVSRIATAHAAAIDIESVEGGGTIVMLSFPVAQAGESLESRA, from the coding sequence TTGCGCAATCAATGCCGTCTTCTGTTCTGCGTGCTTCCGGTGCTTGTCGCCGCGATGCTTGCGGCCGTCGGTCCGGCGCGCGCCGATGTGATATCCGAACCGGAGTTCGCGATTTTTACCGATCCTTCAGCGACTTTGACGCTGGCTGATATTATCGGAGGCGACGCCGACTTCAGACCGGTGAAAGACAGCGGGATACCGGCTCAGTTTACCAGGGATGCGGTTTGGCTGCGCATCACGGTCACCTCGCAAAAGGCGATGCCGGCGGTCATGGCGCTGACTCCGACCTTCGTCGAGTTCGTGGACGTCTATGCAGCCGATGAACGCCCCCGCCTGTCGGTGGTGGATTTCGCCCATTTCGGTCTGGGCGCGGGCCGGCCGCTCTCCGATGACGCCTTGTCCGGTTTCGAGGATGCGGTGGCGCTCGAATTCGGCGCCGGCATTGCGAAGGTGATCTATATCCGCGCTGCCTCTCCCAATGTCATGATGATGTTGAATGTGCGGTTCTATCAGCCCAGGGACTATCTGATGCACAAGGCGCTGGTCTCCACGGTCGGTGGCGCCGTGATCGGATGCATGGCGCTGCTGCTTGTCACCCAGCTCATGCTCTATCGCTCTGATCCCGATCCGCTCTATCTGTTTCTGGCGCTCAGCACGATCTCGGCGGCAGCCTATCATATCGGCAGTCTCGGTTATGCGCGGCTGCTGTTTTCCGAGGGCGGCAGAGGCAATGATCTGTTTCTGGCCTTCTTTTCGTCCTTCGGCCTGTTGGCCGGCGCGATGACGACGATGCGGGCGTTCGACCTCACCAGTCCGCGCCACTGGATGTATTGGGTCTGCGTCATCTCCGGCGCAGTCGGCCTTGTTTCCACACTTTCGATTTTCGTCGGACTCAACCTCTACACAGCGCCGGTGCGCAATATCTTCATACTGGCCTGCGTCACGCTTGCGGCCATCTACGGGTTGGTGACGATCAGGCCGGGAGACTGGGCAAGTTATCTGCGCGCCGCCGCCTTCCTGGTGCTGTGGGTCGGAATGACGGTGATGCTGCTCTATTACTGGAATGTGCCGGGCCTGCCGGACTGGGCCTCCAAGGGCTACGCCATAGCCTGCCTGCTGGAGGCGCTGCTCCTCACTGCCATGCTGAGCTGGCGTCTCAGAGCCGCCCATCGCCTCAATTCGGCCCTGCAGGAAGAAGCGCTCCAGGCCGCCCGCAGCGCCGGGCAGCGGGCGGCTGAAATGGTCCAAATACGCACCGCCGAACTCGCAGAGGCAAAACGCACCGCCGAGGCCGCGCTTGAAGCCGAGCTTCAGCAGCAGAAAAACCAGGTCCGTTTCATGGAGGTGATCTCGCACCAGTATCGCACGCCGCTCGCCTCGATCCGGTCCAGCGTCGATACGATGGAGCTCGGGCTCAGGGACGATGACAAGGCCAACCATCTGCGGATCGCGCGGATACGGCGCGGCATCGCCCGTCTGGTCGAAGTGCTGGAAATCAATCTGGAGCGCAGCCGGGTGCAAGGCCTGGCGCTGGAGCCTGAGGCAACCCCCACGCCTGTCAGCACGATCGTGCTCGATGCCGCCCGCAGAAGCCGGGACCTGATGCCGGATGCCACCATTACCGTGGATATCATGGAGGATGCGGTCGGGGCGGAGATCTGCGTCGATGCCGATATGGTCAATCTGGCGCTGGTCAATCTTCTCGAAAATGCGGTGAAGTATTCGGGGCCGACCGGCAATGGATCGGTCATGCTGTCCGTCGAGATTGTCGGCGGCAATGTCCGGATCGCCGTTGAGGATCAGGGAATAGGCATTCCGAGCGACGAAATCGGCAAGGTGCTGCAGGCCAGGGTGCGCGGTTCCAATACAAGCAGGATAAAGGGCACCGGCATGGGGCTGTCGCTGGTGTCGCGCATCGCCACCGCCCACGCCGCCGCCATTGATATCGAAAGCGTGGAAGGCGGGGGAACGATCGTTATGCTTTCCTTTCCGGTCGCTCAGGCCGGAGAGAGCCTGGAAAGCCGCGCGTAG